One part of the Roseofilum capinflatum BLCC-M114 genome encodes these proteins:
- a CDS encoding pentapeptide repeat-containing protein: protein MDVNEFLDRYAAGERYFKDVDLFRADLSSANLPGIRLLRADLFAANLFRINLLGADLFRARLIRANLYCANLSGINLGEAELIGADLRGADLSGADLSSADLSGADLTDANLSYADLSLASLCRANLTNAQFDTAKLDKTDLSKAIMPDGVKHS from the coding sequence ATGGATGTCAATGAATTTCTAGACCGTTATGCCGCAGGGGAACGTTATTTTAAGGACGTTGACCTGTTCCGAGCTGACTTGAGTAGTGCCAATTTACCCGGAATTCGCTTATTGCGAGCCGATCTATTTGCAGCCAATCTGTTTCGGATTAATCTGTTAGGCGCTGATTTGTTCCGCGCTCGGTTAATTCGAGCTAATTTGTACTGTGCAAATTTGAGTGGAATTAATCTGGGTGAAGCGGAACTCATTGGTGCAGATCTCCGAGGCGCAGATTTAAGTGGCGCAGATTTAAGTAGCGCAGATTTAAGTGGGGCAGATTTAACTGATGCCAATTTAAGCTATGCGGATTTGAGTCTGGCCAGTTTATGCCGAGCGAACTTAACGAATGCCCAATTCGACACAGCAAAGTTGGATAAAACTGACCTGAGTAAAGCCATTATGCCAGATGGAGTCAAACATTCTTAA